A DNA window from Engystomops pustulosus chromosome 6, aEngPut4.maternal, whole genome shotgun sequence contains the following coding sequences:
- the RPL22 gene encoding large ribosomal subunit protein eL22 has protein sequence MAPLKKATTKGSKKKKQLLKFTLDCTHPVEDGIMDAANFEQFLHDRIKVNGKVGNLGGGVVTIERSKSKITVTSEVPFSKRYLKYLTKKYLKKNSLRDWLRVVANSKESYELRYFQINQDEEEEEDED, from the exons ATGGCTCCGTTG AAAAAGGCCACAACCAAAGGCAGCAAGAAGAAGAAGCAGCTGCTGAAGTTCACCTTGGACTGCACACACCCCGTGGAAGATGGCATCATGGACGCTGCTAACTTT GAGCAGTTCTTGCACGACCGCATCAAAGTAAATGGGAAGGTTGGCAACCTAGGTGGTGGTGTTGTCACCATCGAGAGAAGCAAGAGCAAAATCACTGTGACATCAGAAGTACCATTTTCCAAGAG GTACTTGAAATACCTGACTAAGAAATACCTGAAGAAGAACAGCCTCCGTGACTGGCTGCGTGTGGTTGCCAACAGCAAGGAAAGTTATGAATTGAGATACTTCCAGATCAAccaggatgaagaggaggaagaggatgaaGATTAA